A genomic window from Thermococcus nautili includes:
- a CDS encoding ABC transporter substrate-binding protein, whose protein sequence is MRRMLGILLILVLGLSVVASGCISGGSSGSSGTSGITLVIVTRHDATIQYKVKELFLKSDIAKQYHITDLKFIGVPESLWPEYIKKGADVGWGGGPTLFDDMYKMGYLAPITDQKVLGLIGKQIPKELAGMPMIREEDGKVYWIAAALSSFGFTVNKQVLEKQGLPFPHKWEDIATADWARDPPMYGIADPTRSTSNTRIYQIILQAFGWDEGWRIMTLIAANSKVYEASDAVRDAVINGEIAAGNTIDFYGYTAMKQNPNCVYVIPEGESIINGDPIALLKYSKHPEAAQAFIYWVLTEGQAVWMSPDINRLPINAEIFNKTITEEEAKVLFKGKYAGETFAKARPTLLKAYKLSISSKGIPFDDNRALKTVNALQYYFKATLIDVNGPLHQAWIAIVNAYKNGKITKEQFEQLKDELTAPIQFKDPETGKMVTFTEEYAAKINDKIATDAGFQSQLTQEWRNAAQAKYQKVMDDLKKMEGS, encoded by the coding sequence ATGAGGCGCATGCTTGGAATCCTCCTTATACTCGTTTTGGGTCTCAGCGTCGTGGCCAGCGGCTGTATTAGCGGAGGAAGCAGCGGCAGTAGTGGAACCAGTGGAATCACCCTCGTTATCGTCACCAGACACGATGCCACAATCCAGTACAAGGTCAAGGAGCTCTTCCTCAAGAGCGACATTGCGAAGCAGTACCACATCACCGACCTGAAGTTCATAGGCGTTCCCGAGTCCCTCTGGCCTGAGTACATCAAGAAGGGCGCCGACGTCGGCTGGGGTGGAGGCCCGACCCTCTTCGACGACATGTACAAGATGGGCTACCTCGCGCCGATAACCGACCAGAAGGTTCTCGGTCTCATCGGCAAGCAGATTCCCAAGGAGCTTGCCGGAATGCCCATGATTAGGGAGGAGGACGGTAAGGTCTACTGGATTGCCGCCGCGCTTTCATCGTTCGGTTTCACCGTTAACAAGCAGGTTCTCGAGAAGCAGGGGCTCCCGTTCCCGCACAAGTGGGAGGACATAGCCACCGCCGACTGGGCCCGCGACCCGCCGATGTACGGTATAGCCGACCCGACCAGGAGCACTTCGAACACGAGGATTTACCAGATTATCCTCCAGGCCTTTGGCTGGGACGAGGGATGGAGAATTATGACCCTCATCGCGGCCAACTCCAAGGTTTACGAGGCGAGCGATGCCGTCAGGGATGCCGTCATCAACGGTGAGATTGCCGCCGGAAACACCATCGACTTCTACGGCTACACCGCCATGAAGCAGAACCCGAACTGTGTTTACGTTATCCCCGAGGGGGAGAGTATCATCAACGGTGACCCGATAGCGCTCCTCAAGTACAGCAAGCACCCCGAGGCGGCTCAGGCTTTCATCTACTGGGTTCTTACCGAGGGTCAGGCCGTCTGGATGAGCCCGGACATCAACAGGCTTCCGATTAACGCCGAGATATTCAACAAGACCATCACCGAGGAGGAGGCGAAGGTTCTCTTCAAGGGCAAGTACGCCGGCGAGACCTTTGCCAAGGCCCGCCCGACCCTCCTCAAGGCCTACAAACTCTCCATCTCGAGCAAGGGCATTCCGTTCGACGACAACAGGGCTCTGAAGACCGTTAACGCCCTCCAGTACTACTTCAAGGCCACCCTCATTGACGTCAACGGCCCGCTCCACCAGGCTTGGATTGCCATAGTCAACGCCTACAAGAACGGCAAGATAACCAAGGAGCAGTTTGAGCAGCTCAAGGACGAGCTTACCGCACCGATTCAGTTCAAGGACCCCGAGACCGGCAAGATGGTCACCTTCACCGAGGAGTACGCGGCCAAGATAAACGACAAGATTGCCACCGACGCCGGCTTCCAGAGCCAGCTCACCCAGGAGTGGAGGAACGCCGCCCAGGCCAAATACCAGAAGGTCATGGACGACCTCAAAAAGATGGAAGGAAGCTGA
- a CDS encoding CGP-CTERM sorting domain-containing protein, which translates to MKKVAMFLAAVVLLSVFGVVASPAVSAADTGKVVIAVDLAHGENPKGLDDVTYKGKVLTQGMLKTLTDYTFVYFGDPKYESDLGIKRLGDKITYDALKNNNVTILILGQPSSPLLPEEIKAIRQWLEEGGKVLWVAGDSDYGNGAKTQQFVNSLLDQLNITNLRVDLASVEDAQSNAGGKSYRVVAYDDPWKDTPKREILVQNLKYGGKVLAHGPGVVAWVDGKDGSGDWHPLKPDVKPDNAYVIIHSNSSSDITENNAPAANAYQAGQTGEFPIVAAQIVKVNGKNDVIIVSGETPIGGYEPMWASEYYGVKLDGPTVITNILQWSLEMTKASEESSGSGSSGGICGPAFIVGLAVLPLLLRRRK; encoded by the coding sequence ATGAAGAAGGTTGCAATGTTCCTGGCGGCAGTCGTTCTGCTGTCGGTTTTTGGGGTGGTTGCCAGCCCAGCGGTCAGCGCCGCTGACACCGGCAAGGTGGTTATAGCGGTGGACCTCGCCCACGGCGAGAACCCCAAGGGCCTCGACGACGTTACCTACAAGGGCAAGGTTCTGACGCAGGGAATGCTTAAGACCTTGACGGACTACACCTTCGTTTACTTCGGCGACCCCAAGTACGAAAGCGACCTTGGAATCAAGAGGCTCGGTGACAAAATCACCTACGACGCGCTCAAGAACAACAACGTTACCATCCTCATCCTTGGCCAGCCCAGCAGCCCGCTCCTCCCGGAGGAGATTAAGGCCATAAGGCAGTGGCTTGAGGAAGGCGGCAAGGTTCTTTGGGTCGCCGGCGATTCCGACTACGGAAACGGTGCCAAGACCCAGCAGTTCGTCAACAGCCTCCTCGACCAGCTCAACATAACCAACCTTCGTGTTGACCTCGCCTCTGTTGAGGATGCCCAGAGCAACGCAGGTGGAAAGTCCTACCGTGTCGTTGCCTACGATGACCCCTGGAAGGACACCCCGAAGAGGGAGATACTCGTTCAGAACCTCAAGTACGGAGGTAAGGTTCTCGCTCACGGTCCGGGCGTTGTTGCCTGGGTTGACGGCAAGGATGGAAGCGGTGACTGGCACCCGCTCAAGCCAGACGTCAAGCCCGACAACGCCTACGTTATAATCCACTCCAACTCAAGCTCTGACATCACCGAGAACAACGCTCCAGCTGCAAACGCTTACCAGGCCGGTCAGACCGGCGAGTTCCCAATCGTCGCCGCCCAGATTGTCAAGGTCAACGGCAAGAACGATGTCATCATCGTCAGCGGTGAGACCCCGATTGGCGGCTACGAGCCCATGTGGGCGAGCGAGTACTACGGCGTCAAGCTCGACGGCCCGACCGTCATTACGAACATCCTCCAGTGGAGCCTTGAGATGACCAAGGCCAGCGAGGAGAGCAGCGGAAGCGGAAGCAGCGGAGGAATCTGCGGCCCGGCCTTCATCGTTGGTCTTGCCGTCCTTCCGCTCCTCCTCAGGAGGAGGAAGTGA